One part of the Hydrogenobacter sp. T-2 genome encodes these proteins:
- a CDS encoding 4Fe-4S dicluster domain-containing protein codes for MDGHIYGYNLPISEKTKAVPWEEKVRIVEEVKSDFRYKEYIFGCLNCGVCTASCPSNRFFDYSPREIVQRFLEEDVEVLYDMMHEYIWACSQCFTCWIRCPFVNNPGGLVAIMREVAVRNAFEATKDLLKPYGRVLLKVMTTGNQLSADMLQPDFFPDWGPKMADNMENLRAKRLAIPFDVGKSVKTAWEVSLETAVEMYTIWRETGIFEMLEKLDPNLYNVIMDIVEENEERYEELYEEEE; via the coding sequence ATGGACGGACACATTTACGGATATAACCTACCCATATCAGAGAAAACCAAGGCAGTGCCTTGGGAAGAGAAGGTCCGTATAGTGGAGGAGGTAAAGTCAGACTTCCGTTATAAAGAATACATCTTTGGCTGTCTAAACTGTGGCGTTTGCACCGCATCCTGCCCTTCCAACAGGTTCTTTGACTATTCTCCCAGAGAGATAGTTCAAAGGTTCTTGGAAGAGGACGTGGAAGTGCTTTATGACATGATGCACGAATACATATGGGCATGTTCTCAATGCTTTACCTGTTGGATAAGATGCCCCTTTGTGAATAACCCTGGTGGTCTTGTTGCCATAATGAGAGAGGTGGCGGTGCGTAATGCCTTTGAGGCTACAAAAGACCTTCTAAAACCCTACGGAAGAGTCCTTCTCAAGGTTATGACCACAGGAAACCAGCTCTCTGCGGACATGCTCCAGCCAGACTTCTTCCCAGACTGGGGTCCCAAGATGGCGGACAATATGGAAAACCTAAGGGCAAAGAGGCTTGCCATACCCTTTGACGTGGGCAAGTCTGTCAAAACCGCATGGGAAGTGTCTTTGGAGACCGCAGTGGAGATGTATACCATATGGAGAGAGACAGGCATCTTTGAGATGCTTGAAAAACTTGACCCCAACCTCTACAACGTTATCATGGACATAGTAGAGGAAAATGAAGAGAGGTATGAGGAGCTTTATGAAGAGGAAGAGTAA
- a CDS encoding ferredoxin oxidoreductase has translation MYYVADVKESDCAKYNCKQCVLFCPEPNTLMYHDSKHVAWVNYSRCKGCAICVYVCSDLLKRNCIEMVMVTAGD, from the coding sequence ATGTACTATGTGGCGGATGTAAAGGAATCAGATTGTGCTAAGTATAACTGTAAGCAGTGTGTGCTCTTCTGTCCAGAGCCAAACACCCTCATGTATCACGACTCCAAGCATGTGGCGTGGGTAAACTACTCAAGGTGTAAGGGCTGTGCCATATGCGTTTATGTTTGCTCTGACCTTTTAAAGAGAAACTGTATAGAGATGGTAATGGTAACCGCTGGAGATTAA
- a CDS encoding heterodisulfide reductase-related iron-sulfur binding cluster, with protein sequence MAKHGFGHNSPGGLLRYPEEPPFPLKEYSAHYDHIFEMMEELEAKGEILIHRITEEHQPVEVFTRTGRIKTIPTNKLWHHKSCGQCGNIPGYPASVFWFMNKFGLDYLNEPHQTSCTAWNYHGSGTSNPVALAAVWLRNMHQAWKTGYYPLIHCGTSFGSYKETREQLIMNKELRDAVKPILKKLGRLTEDGRIVIPQEVVHYSEWVHAMRYKIADLYQKEGKAKGIDVSNVRVAIHNACHTYKMIADDYPYDPEVYNGQRPAASTAVVKALGAQVVDYSTWYDCCGFGFRHILTEREFTRSFAIQRKLKVIAEEVKADLIVTHDTGCTTTFEKNQWIGKAHGMYHPVAVMSDVMFAALACGAHPFKIVQLYWNCSNYEPLLEKMGITNWRELRKEWEDTVKYIADLEKAGKYDELMEFFKEYDLYEPYSRTSTGKPKASATANMPLFKS encoded by the coding sequence ATGGCAAAGCACGGCTTTGGACATAACAGCCCCGGAGGCCTTTTGAGATATCCAGAAGAGCCACCCTTCCCACTCAAAGAATACAGTGCCCACTACGACCACATCTTTGAGATGATGGAGGAGCTCGAAGCCAAGGGTGAAATTCTCATACACAGGATTACGGAGGAGCACCAGCCTGTAGAGGTCTTCACCAGAACTGGAAGGATAAAGACCATCCCCACCAACAAGCTCTGGCATCACAAGTCCTGTGGTCAGTGTGGAAATATACCCGGATATCCTGCCTCTGTCTTTTGGTTTATGAATAAGTTTGGTCTTGACTACCTTAATGAGCCACACCAAACCTCCTGCACCGCATGGAACTATCACGGCTCTGGCACCTCCAACCCAGTAGCCTTGGCGGCTGTTTGGCTCAGAAACATGCACCAAGCATGGAAGACAGGCTACTATCCTCTTATTCACTGTGGAACATCCTTTGGCTCATACAAGGAAACAAGGGAACAACTCATAATGAACAAGGAACTAAGGGACGCGGTAAAGCCCATACTCAAAAAGCTCGGAAGGCTCACAGAGGATGGAAGGATAGTTATTCCCCAAGAGGTGGTCCACTACTCTGAGTGGGTCCACGCCATGAGATACAAGATAGCAGACCTTTATCAGAAGGAAGGTAAGGCTAAGGGCATAGATGTCTCCAATGTAAGGGTTGCCATACACAACGCCTGCCACACCTACAAGATGATAGCAGATGACTACCCCTATGACCCAGAGGTCTACAACGGTCAAAGACCTGCAGCTTCTACAGCGGTGGTAAAGGCTCTTGGTGCACAAGTGGTGGACTACTCCACTTGGTATGACTGCTGTGGCTTTGGCTTCAGGCACATACTTACCGAAAGGGAGTTCACAAGGTCTTTTGCTATACAGAGAAAGCTCAAGGTTATCGCAGAAGAGGTAAAGGCAGACCTCATAGTAACTCACGACACAGGTTGCACCACCACCTTTGAAAAGAACCAGTGGATAGGAAAGGCTCACGGCATGTATCATCCCGTGGCTGTCATGTCTGACGTAATGTTTGCAGCACTTGCCTGTGGTGCTCATCCCTTCAAGATAGTCCAGCTCTACTGGAACTGCTCCAACTACGAGCCACTCCTTGAGAAGATGGGTATAACCAACTGGAGAGAGCTAAGAAAAGAGTGGGAAGACACCGTCAAATACATAGCAGACCTAGAAAAGGCTGGAAAATACGACGAGCTTATGGAGTTCTTCAAGGAATACGACCTGTATGAGCCTTATAGCAGAACCTCCACAGGTAAACCAAAGGCTTCCGCAACTGCAAACATGCCTCTGTTTAAGTCCTAA
- a CDS encoding DsrE/DsrF/DrsH-like family protein — translation MATERLAIIATKGTLDMAYPPLILASTAASLGIETAIFFTFYGLNIIHKKKMHELKIAPIGNPAMPMAFPPSMQNPVTNAISSIFPGPPQIMGIIPGMTDLMSFMMKKTIKEHGVADIPELIEACKEAEVKLIACQMTMELFGYKQEDLIDGLEPPAGAATFMNYVLEADKPMIIFV, via the coding sequence ATGGCTACAGAAAGGCTTGCCATAATAGCCACAAAGGGTACGCTTGATATGGCGTACCCGCCTTTAATACTCGCCTCAACTGCCGCATCTCTTGGTATAGAAACCGCCATATTCTTTACCTTCTACGGGCTTAATATTATTCATAAAAAGAAAATGCACGAGTTAAAAATAGCTCCCATAGGAAACCCTGCCATGCCTATGGCTTTCCCTCCCTCCATGCAGAACCCAGTAACAAACGCAATATCTTCCATATTCCCAGGACCTCCACAGATAATGGGTATAATACCCGGCATGACAGACCTTATGAGTTTTATGATGAAAAAGACCATAAAGGAGCATGGCGTGGCGGATATACCAGAGCTTATTGAAGCTTGTAAGGAGGCGGAGGTGAAACTTATAGCTTGCCAGATGACCATGGAACTCTTTGGTTATAAACAAGAAGACCTTATAGATGGTCTTGAACCTCCAGCCGGCGCTGCCACCTTTATGAACTATGTGCTTGAGGCGGACAAACCCATGATAATCTTCGTTTAA
- a CDS encoding thiamine pyrophosphate-dependent enzyme, which translates to MGLEYVRISPGFEKYMPKDYVDLVQYGQFGKELDVQQLGQFKELVEEHPMCAGCFMAYFIRVFYASLPKPEDTIVIGTAGCARLALSQAAVPFIYGNYGDTNAVASGLKRALNIRFPDKEKDVVVIAGDGGLIDIGFGMTMHSWFRREKFTTIMVDNEVYGNTGGQESGMSPRGVQLKMAPKGKQFDKINAVELAKTAGCVYVAKLAPTNPKRIAKTVRRAILAARHFGPTFIHAYTSCNIEYSIPTEKVLEDARKREKQDFGFYEWMTDEVKEFFEEIERKPEEVKA; encoded by the coding sequence ATGGGTCTGGAATATGTTAGGATATCACCAGGCTTTGAAAAATATATGCCCAAGGACTATGTAGACTTGGTCCAATATGGGCAGTTTGGCAAGGAACTAGACGTCCAACAGCTCGGACAGTTCAAGGAGCTTGTGGAAGAGCACCCCATGTGTGCTGGATGCTTTATGGCATACTTCATAAGGGTTTTCTATGCCTCTCTTCCAAAACCAGAGGACACCATAGTTATAGGTACAGCAGGTTGTGCAAGGCTTGCCCTTTCTCAGGCAGCTGTTCCCTTTATATACGGAAATTATGGAGACACTAACGCAGTTGCCTCTGGTCTAAAGAGAGCCCTCAATATAAGGTTCCCTGACAAGGAAAAGGATGTGGTGGTTATAGCAGGTGACGGTGGTCTTATAGACATAGGCTTTGGAATGACCATGCATTCATGGTTCAGAAGAGAGAAGTTCACCACTATAATGGTAGACAATGAGGTCTATGGAAACACTGGTGGTCAGGAAAGTGGTATGTCTCCAAGAGGCGTTCAGCTAAAGATGGCACCTAAGGGCAAGCAGTTTGACAAGATAAACGCAGTGGAGCTTGCCAAGACCGCAGGCTGTGTATACGTAGCAAAGCTGGCACCTACCAATCCCAAGAGAATAGCAAAGACAGTGCGTAGGGCAATACTTGCCGCAAGGCACTTTGGACCTACCTTTATACATGCCTACACCTCTTGCAACATAGAATACTCCATACCAACAGAAAAGGTCCTTGAGGATGCCAGAAAGAGAGAAAAGCAAGACTTTGGCTTCTATGAGTGGATGACCGATGAGGTAAAGGAATTCTTTGAAGAGATAGAGAGGAAGCCAGAGGAGGTAAAGGCATGA
- a CDS encoding CobW family GTP-binding protein, which produces MLPAFVITGFLGSGKTTLLLNSAREHFSNKRVAVIVNELGEVGVDGKVLKNSYSEVLELPEGCICCSLHSEFEKAIEEIRNKYDPELLLVETSGGAVPFPVVISLQSLGCSVDGVICVVDCANFKRYQEDSTARYQIGGSNVIVLNKVDLVEESKLDAIEKEIREIWNLYRPVNSFTGEPLYTKIRIYKTVYGKLPKEVFSGAYTMPELKNLPTDHEHKHNHKVINLIEPVDYEELERKLKNLPENVIRVKGIVRLKHYPFPVAVNYSFGYVDNPIEIKDYDGPSFLLLIEN; this is translated from the coding sequence ATGCTTCCTGCCTTTGTAATAACAGGCTTTCTCGGAAGCGGTAAGACTACTCTATTGCTTAACTCTGCAAGAGAGCATTTTTCTAACAAAAGGGTGGCGGTTATAGTTAATGAACTTGGTGAGGTGGGCGTTGACGGAAAGGTGTTGAAAAATTCTTACTCAGAGGTGCTGGAGCTTCCAGAGGGTTGTATCTGTTGCTCTCTTCACTCGGAGTTTGAAAAGGCGATAGAGGAGATAAGAAATAAATATGACCCTGAGCTTTTACTGGTAGAAACCTCTGGTGGTGCGGTGCCCTTTCCTGTGGTAATAAGTCTTCAATCATTGGGTTGCTCTGTGGATGGAGTTATATGCGTAGTAGACTGTGCTAACTTTAAAAGGTATCAAGAAGACAGCACCGCAAGGTATCAAATAGGTGGGTCTAATGTGATAGTGCTCAACAAGGTGGACTTGGTTGAAGAGAGTAAACTGGACGCTATAGAAAAGGAAATAAGAGAGATCTGGAACTTATATAGACCTGTAAACTCCTTTACAGGTGAGCCACTCTACACAAAGATTAGGATATATAAGACCGTATACGGTAAACTTCCTAAAGAGGTATTCTCTGGAGCTTACACTATGCCCGAACTAAAAAACCTCCCCACAGACCACGAACACAAGCATAACCACAAAGTTATAAACCTTATTGAACCCGTAGACTATGAAGAGCTTGAAAGGAAATTAAAAAACTTGCCAGAAAACGTAATAAGGGTAAAGGGCATAGTAAGGCTCAAGCATTATCCCTTTCCCGTTGCTGTAAACTATTCCTTTGGATATGTGGATAACCCAATAGAGATAAAAGACTACGACGGACCCTCCTTTCTTTTATTAATAGAAAACTAA
- a CDS encoding sodium-dependent bicarbonate transport family permease, with amino-acid sequence MGFDLLLQNILNPPVLMFLLGLGAVLLKTELEVPQPLPKLFSLYLLIAIGLHGGYELSKSGITLEVLKVLLLAVFMAVLVPVYAFFILRLKLDVYNAVAISATYGSISAVTFITAGSFLNNLGESYGGYMVAAMTLMESPAIVVGLILLTLFAKRENNSKVNWGEVLREAFLNPSVYILMGTLLIGFLTGEKGWKAMDPLFGVLFKGMLAFFLLDMGIVAGRRIGDIKRVGVFLVAFGILLPVFNALVGIFLAKTFGFAKGDAFMFSILCASASYIAVPAAMRLSVPEANPSLYVTMSLAITFPFNIAVGIPLYYFLINHLWG; translated from the coding sequence ATGGGATTTGACCTTCTCTTGCAAAATATATTAAACCCTCCCGTTCTTATGTTTCTTCTTGGGCTTGGTGCGGTTCTTCTTAAAACGGAGCTTGAAGTTCCACAACCTCTGCCAAAGCTCTTTTCTCTCTATCTTCTTATAGCCATAGGTCTTCATGGTGGCTATGAGCTTTCCAAGAGCGGTATTACCCTTGAGGTTCTAAAGGTGCTTTTGCTTGCAGTGTTTATGGCGGTTTTAGTGCCTGTTTACGCCTTCTTTATTCTTAGATTAAAGCTGGATGTATACAACGCGGTTGCCATATCCGCCACCTATGGCTCTATCAGCGCAGTAACCTTTATAACTGCCGGCTCTTTTCTAAACAACCTCGGGGAGAGTTATGGTGGCTATATGGTAGCTGCTATGACCCTTATGGAGTCTCCCGCTATAGTTGTAGGGCTTATACTTTTAACGCTCTTCGCTAAGAGGGAAAATAACTCAAAGGTAAACTGGGGAGAAGTTCTCAGAGAGGCTTTCCTTAACCCATCCGTTTATATACTAATGGGAACTCTTCTTATAGGTTTCTTAACGGGTGAAAAGGGTTGGAAGGCTATGGACCCACTTTTCGGTGTCTTGTTTAAGGGTATGCTTGCCTTTTTCCTACTTGATATGGGTATAGTAGCTGGTCGCAGGATAGGAGATATAAAAAGGGTTGGAGTGTTTCTTGTAGCCTTTGGAATTCTTTTGCCCGTGTTTAATGCTCTGGTAGGGATATTTTTAGCAAAGACCTTTGGCTTTGCCAAGGGGGATGCCTTTATGTTTTCTATACTATGTGCCAGTGCCTCTTATATAGCGGTTCCTGCTGCCATGAGGCTTTCTGTGCCAGAGGCGAACCCAAGCCTTTACGTGACCATGTCCCTTGCTATTACCTTTCCCTTCAATATAGCGGTAGGTATACCCTTATACTACTTTCTAATAAACCACCTATGGGGGTGA
- a CDS encoding sulfurtransferase TusA family protein translates to MATITPDKTLDASGLNCPLPVLKTKKAIEELQSGQILEVITTDPGAKADIPAFCNRTGHQLLETVEEGGKIIFYLKKK, encoded by the coding sequence ATGGCAACAATAACACCCGATAAGACCCTTGATGCATCAGGTCTTAATTGTCCTCTTCCTGTTCTTAAAACAAAGAAAGCTATTGAGGAGCTTCAATCTGGGCAGATCCTTGAGGTCATAACCACGGACCCAGGTGCAAAGGCGGACATACCAGCCTTTTGCAACAGAACAGGACATCAGCTCCTTGAAACGGTAGAAGAGGGAGGAAAGATTATCTTCTACCTCAAGAAGAAATGA
- a CDS encoding transketolase C-terminal domain-containing protein encodes MPEQRVVDADYLLLEAPRERKFITGAQAMAEAVKRANVDIAIAYPITPQSEVMHLVGDIWAQGYLKDYYRAEEEYGAMSAIAGAVRGGARAFSATSGPGLLRGLEAIASWPGHRIPAVLGVLTRVVNAPLSIQPDNVEIAYLLHSGVVVLHAENQQDVFDFTLASFVISEKVDVYIPIAVCTEGFFVTHAKGYVNMTPEDMKLPPRDPYKAPVPPTDCEIPPARIQRDAPVQKSNFMSYLIHAVWQQEVWSSNIRAMKYIYKYLGGPIEVVNPEAEVFVVASGCAAAQGREAVRYAQLEGLNVGLVKVKSIRPFPEKEIRQALSRAKAVIVPEHNIVGWLAKEVKAAIPNSDIVVGGPRVYGGMTLPVELIMEKIYNALGIKKEKKVVV; translated from the coding sequence ATGCCAGAGCAAAGAGTTGTAGATGCGGATTACCTTCTTTTGGAGGCACCGAGGGAGAGGAAGTTTATAACCGGTGCCCAAGCTATGGCGGAAGCTGTCAAGCGTGCCAACGTGGACATTGCAATAGCATACCCTATAACACCCCAATCTGAGGTTATGCACCTTGTGGGTGATATATGGGCTCAGGGCTATCTCAAGGACTACTACAGGGCGGAAGAGGAATACGGAGCTATGTCTGCTATAGCTGGAGCGGTCAGAGGAGGTGCAAGGGCTTTTTCTGCTACTTCTGGGCCAGGTCTCCTTAGAGGTTTGGAGGCTATAGCTTCTTGGCCAGGACATAGAATACCCGCGGTTCTTGGTGTTCTCACAAGGGTTGTAAACGCACCACTTTCCATACAGCCTGACAATGTGGAGATAGCTTACCTGCTTCACTCTGGAGTGGTTGTTCTTCATGCGGAAAACCAACAGGATGTTTTTGACTTTACCCTCGCAAGTTTTGTCATATCTGAAAAGGTGGACGTTTATATACCTATAGCGGTTTGCACTGAGGGCTTTTTTGTAACCCATGCCAAGGGCTATGTAAATATGACACCAGAGGACATGAAACTGCCACCAAGAGACCCCTACAAGGCACCAGTGCCTCCCACAGACTGTGAGATCCCTCCCGCAAGAATACAAAGGGACGCACCAGTTCAGAAGTCTAACTTTATGAGCTACCTGATACACGCGGTATGGCAACAAGAGGTCTGGTCTTCTAACATAAGGGCTATGAAATACATCTACAAATACCTTGGCGGTCCTATAGAGGTGGTGAACCCAGAGGCAGAAGTTTTCGTAGTTGCTTCTGGATGCGCTGCTGCACAAGGAAGAGAGGCGGTGCGTTATGCACAGCTTGAGGGTCTAAATGTAGGTCTTGTAAAGGTCAAGTCCATAAGACCCTTCCCAGAGAAAGAGATAAGACAAGCCCTCTCCAGGGCTAAGGCGGTTATAGTACCTGAACACAACATAGTGGGATGGCTTGCAAAAGAAGTAAAGGCGGCCATACCCAACAGCGATATAGTAGTGGGCGGTCCAAGGGTTTATGGTGGCATGACGCTACCGGTGGAGCTTATAATGGAAAAGATATACAATGCCCTTGGCATAAAGAAGGAAAAGAAGGTTGTTGTATAA
- a CDS encoding FAD-dependent oxidoreductase: MAKSVLVIGGGPAGLAAARALGRLGVSTILVEKDGQLGGNPIKNHYHTLIPRKLKPSQVIGPYIKEVEQNPNVKVLLNTEITACEGEPGEYRVTLSNGEKHEVGAIVVATGFEHFDPRRKGELGYGLYPDVITNLELERMFSQEGKLYRPSNGQLPKRVAFVFCVGSRDRQLGVTNVHCCRYGCALSGLQGSEIREHYPDVDVFCYYMDVRTYGTWEYPFYWAPQEQYGVRYVRGRIAEITYSPADGRLRVKHEDTIVQRPSEVPMDLVVLVLGMEPSPGTKKVAKILGLAQDPDSQFLVPSEESGSNIISNKPGIFIAGACKGPIDIESSLSEGEAAAAEAAAFLGAKVTV; this comes from the coding sequence ATGGCTAAGAGCGTATTGGTGATCGGTGGCGGTCCAGCAGGGCTTGCAGCAGCAAGAGCCTTAGGAAGGCTTGGAGTATCCACCATCCTCGTGGAGAAGGACGGTCAGCTGGGTGGGAACCCCATCAAAAACCACTACCACACGCTAATACCAAGAAAGCTAAAACCCTCCCAGGTGATAGGTCCTTACATAAAGGAGGTGGAGCAAAATCCCAATGTGAAGGTGCTTCTTAACACGGAGATAACCGCCTGTGAAGGAGAGCCAGGAGAATATAGGGTAACCCTTTCCAATGGAGAAAAGCATGAAGTTGGTGCCATCGTGGTTGCCACTGGCTTTGAACACTTTGACCCAAGGAGAAAGGGAGAGCTTGGCTACGGGCTTTATCCCGATGTTATCACAAACCTTGAACTTGAGAGAATGTTCTCTCAGGAAGGTAAGCTCTACAGGCCTTCTAACGGACAGCTTCCTAAAAGGGTTGCCTTTGTCTTCTGTGTAGGCTCAAGAGACAGACAGCTTGGTGTGACAAACGTGCACTGCTGTAGGTATGGCTGTGCTCTTTCTGGTCTTCAGGGTTCTGAAATAAGAGAGCATTACCCAGATGTGGACGTATTCTGCTACTACATGGATGTAAGAACCTACGGCACTTGGGAATACCCCTTCTACTGGGCTCCTCAGGAGCAGTATGGTGTGAGGTATGTAAGGGGTAGGATTGCAGAGATAACCTATAGCCCTGCGGACGGTAGGCTAAGGGTAAAGCACGAGGACACCATAGTCCAAAGACCTTCAGAAGTTCCTATGGACCTTGTGGTGCTTGTGCTTGGAATGGAGCCATCCCCCGGAACAAAGAAGGTTGCCAAGATACTTGGTCTTGCCCAAGACCCCGATAGCCAATTCCTTGTCCCTTCTGAAGAGTCTGGCTCTAACATTATTTCTAACAAGCCTGGTATATTCATAGCGGGTGCCTGTAAGGGTCCTATAGATATAGAATCCTCCCTTTCAGAAGGTGAGGCTGCTGCTGCAGAGGCTGCAGCATTCCTTGGTGCAAAGGTGACAGTATGA
- a CDS encoding 2-oxoacid:acceptor oxidoreductase family protein, which translates to MKRYNIRIAGVGGQGVVTSAHILGNAMSAAGKYATLVPFFGSEKRMAPVEAYVRVSDQPIYEVGEVVYPNVIMIYHPQVITHGKSYTMPFYSGLKENGLVIINTDVDIIPEEDWNILKELNTRVYMFPATKIALDIAGTELATNMAMIGLFFGITRIVGFEHIEQAVRERFLGNTFVASGGTTALDSAIEKKFKKKMELLEKNMQVIREAFKIAEERGWVEEEALTG; encoded by the coding sequence ATGAAAAGGTATAACATACGCATAGCTGGTGTTGGTGGGCAGGGGGTGGTCACCTCCGCCCATATCCTTGGTAATGCCATGTCCGCCGCAGGCAAATATGCAACCCTTGTTCCCTTCTTTGGTTCAGAAAAGAGGATGGCACCTGTTGAAGCCTACGTTAGGGTCTCTGACCAACCTATATACGAAGTTGGTGAGGTAGTCTATCCAAACGTGATAATGATTTATCATCCTCAGGTCATAACCCACGGAAAGTCCTACACCATGCCCTTCTACTCAGGTTTGAAAGAAAACGGTCTTGTGATAATAAACACAGACGTAGACATAATCCCAGAAGAGGACTGGAATATTCTCAAAGAACTCAACACAAGGGTCTACATGTTCCCAGCCACAAAAATAGCCCTTGACATTGCTGGAACTGAGCTTGCCACAAACATGGCAATGATAGGTCTTTTCTTTGGTATAACCCGTATTGTAGGCTTTGAACACATAGAGCAAGCTGTAAGAGAAAGGTTTCTTGGAAACACCTTCGTAGCTTCTGGTGGAACAACAGCCCTTGACAGTGCTATAGAGAAGAAGTTCAAAAAGAAGATGGAGCTTCTTGAGAAAAATATGCAGGTTATAAGAGAAGCCTTCAAGATAGCGGAGGAAAGGGGCTGGGTGGAAGAAGAAGCTCTTACGGGTTAA
- a CDS encoding carbon monoxide dehydrogenase beta subunit family protein — MPMEVLPGPAGYIPTPAAFEGVELPPPGKALLYGKIVDEGTAMREAAKAMLTRRNPTIFPGPLVLWGWNAGAMEKAKAVLELAMEIPNCRIIPMPDYRPKYPKIDPEAEINPNHPNLTILHNKIEACIFVGVHCHYANLSLRMIRAGTNCFTIALCAEMGHEDAMVSLRDQHAEEIRRFKDVLVQVREELGIKWEPKLPPENPSLPKEEYQTLSVLDYGEYSYLLIPRRGEQVTESE; from the coding sequence ATGCCAATGGAAGTTTTGCCAGGACCGGCTGGCTATATACCAACCCCTGCAGCTTTTGAAGGTGTTGAACTTCCTCCCCCGGGAAAAGCACTGCTCTATGGAAAAATAGTGGACGAAGGGACCGCAATGAGAGAAGCTGCAAAGGCTATGCTAACAAGAAGAAACCCCACCATATTCCCAGGACCACTGGTTCTCTGGGGATGGAACGCCGGAGCCATGGAAAAGGCAAAGGCGGTTCTTGAGCTGGCTATGGAGATACCCAACTGCAGGATAATACCCATGCCCGACTACAGGCCCAAATATCCCAAGATAGACCCAGAGGCAGAGATAAACCCAAACCATCCAAACCTCACCATACTTCACAATAAAATAGAAGCCTGTATATTCGTGGGTGTCCACTGCCACTATGCAAATTTATCTCTGAGAATGATAAGGGCTGGAACCAACTGTTTTACCATAGCCCTGTGTGCGGAGATGGGCCATGAGGATGCTATGGTTTCCCTCAGAGACCAGCATGCGGAGGAGATTAGACGCTTTAAGGATGTGCTTGTGCAGGTTAGAGAAGAGCTTGGCATAAAGTGGGAGCCCAAACTTCCACCAGAGAATCCATCCCTTCCAAAAGAGGAGTATCAAACCCTTTCTGTGCTTGACTATGGAGAGTATTCTTATCTTTTAATCCCCAGAAGGGGAGAACAGGTAACAGAAAGCGAATAA
- a CDS encoding DsrE family protein, which produces MAYEKVLFYILTVPFFERAEPTTGELINPQAGAPFFLATAATTMDYEVEMVITSEAGFLLMRDNAKKVKVRPGVEQTIYDFIKMAKDAGVKIYLCVPSLDLTEIYKKEDVNPELCDGIIGGAAFLDKLMSGEYAVLTL; this is translated from the coding sequence ATGGCTTACGAAAAGGTGCTTTTCTACATCCTTACCGTGCCCTTCTTTGAGAGGGCGGAGCCAACCACAGGAGAGCTAATCAACCCACAGGCTGGTGCTCCTTTCTTCCTCGCTACCGCAGCCACCACCATGGACTATGAAGTGGAAATGGTTATAACCTCAGAGGCAGGCTTTTTGCTTATGAGAGACAACGCCAAAAAGGTAAAAGTCAGACCGGGAGTGGAGCAAACCATTTACGACTTTATAAAGATGGCAAAGGATGCGGGTGTGAAAATATACCTCTGCGTGCCTTCTCTTGACCTAACAGAAATATATAAAAAGGAAGATGTAAACCCTGAGCTCTGCGACGGCATAATAGGCGGTGCTGCCTTCCTTGACAAACTTATGAGTGGCGAGTATGCGGTTCTTACCCTTTAA
- a CDS encoding P-II family nitrogen regulator, with amino-acid sequence MKPMKKVEVVIDSIYLSRVLNVLEKAGVSGYTVIKDALGKGERGMMAGDELTDVFKNSYVFTVCPEETAYKIAEELRPLLKKVGGACLVSDVLWLTH; translated from the coding sequence ATGAAACCTATGAAAAAGGTGGAAGTGGTCATTGACAGCATATACCTCAGCAGGGTGCTCAATGTGTTAGAAAAGGCTGGTGTTTCTGGCTACACGGTCATAAAGGATGCCCTTGGAAAGGGGGAAAGGGGTATGATGGCCGGTGATGAGCTCACAGATGTGTTTAAAAATAGCTATGTGTTTACAGTTTGTCCAGAAGAGACCGCTTATAAGATAGCAGAGGAGCTTAGACCACTTCTTAAAAAAGTTGGTGGTGCCTGCCTTGTGTCTGATGTTCTTTGGCTCACGCACTGA